A region of the Lucilia cuprina isolate Lc7/37 chromosome X, ASM2204524v1, whole genome shotgun sequence genome:
taaaaaaaattgttttaaaaagcacttggaaaaaatttgtgttagttttaaatttcaaaaaagttttaaatttgcataaaaattattgtacaataactcacaatctactctcatataattgaaaacgttttaaatacttttttctattcatcaaaaaatatatttgcaaaacaaaagggaaaattattttattttaacaaaaaatgcaaatcatatttttttgctgtgtatactttgtatgtttgaattccaaacatacaaaaaaatacacagctgaataaaaccaaatacatctacacccacgtgtacatatttttctatgtacagtgtttttgttgcttttttaacaattttttgatgaaattttcagaggttgtctcggatttttgctcatatctccgttatttaccgaccgattttactgattttaaatagcgatcttctcgaaagcatgtctaatagaattattgaagattcagacatcgccgatatctggggtcctctaaaaactgatttcaacagacagacagacagacggacatggcttaatcgactccgctatctataaggatcaagaatatatatactttatagggtctgaaaattatattatagaaattacaaacggaatgacaaacttatatatacccttctcacgaaagtgaagggtataaaaatgccaAAGCATTTAACTCAACAattacataatatgttttatgaAGATTCTATTATTCTCCCAGTGCCATTTCAAGGCTTCAAATTCAAAAATGgtaatataaaagcttttgttaatTCTAAAGGATATTTTTCAAGCTGCTCTCCAGACAATGTCTGCTTAATGAAgaacaaactatttttaaaaataacacggATTTTAAACAAAGACTTATTTGTTgccaaaagctttttaaatgttGAGAATTTTTTCAACTCCCCATTGAATTCGACTTATCTCGATATAGTTTTTGCACAAAATATATTGACTGAAGAAGGaacatataatttaaaagaCATTCTTGCAAAAGTTGTGCAACTTCCTTGTAATAATGGATTTGTATTAATTCCAGAACTACACGGttgctgaaaatattttatcaaattataaaaatgtcaaaacaaaagaaattaaaactaaatgaaacAACTGATGGTATACTGGCCGATATATTATCAAAAGTAACTAATATTCAAGAAGAAGTGAAAGAAATTAAAGGTTAGTATATGAGAgctatttatattttaacaattacttatcaagaatattaaataataactttaaaatttattaatttagcaCACATCATACAAAACAAAAGTGAATCAACAAATCAAAATCATCTTATTGGTAAGTTAAAtaccaatatacatatattgattTTGACATTCCGTTTATAACACCTAAACGGCCTAAACGAAATAGGCAAAATCAGCCCagcatttgaaaattacaatattttaatgttgggtatataaaattcgctATAATccaatataacactcttacttgtcaatatttatgttttttcagaTAAAATTGTTAATCAAAATCTAAATGTTGGAAACATTTTGGCGGAACAAACTGTGGCACTCAAATCAACAATAACTTCTCTTTGGAACAATCCAAAACATTTAGAGCGTTTTCCAATAGAAACCGATGATGCATTACAAGATTGGGAAAATTACATAAatgatgaaaataaaagtgGAATGGtacgtatttttaaatttttaaataatataaataaaaccatttatatgtatgtatctcttTCATTTAGATTCATGCGGTAAAAAGCATCGTTGGTAAATCtggtttaagaaaaaatttaaaattggttttaagTCCCAATTTAATAACTAATTACAATTTGCACGGTAGCCACACAAAAAAGAGACTTTACAATTATTCTAAGATAATGGATGTTTTTTTACGTAAGTATGATCAATAGCTTTTTCCTTGATTACTTTTCTCAATTCATTAACaaataattcaattataatcttactttttatattttagacgCCACCGTAAACCCTAATGATCTTCATACTTTTGAAGATGATATGAGAAAAGCCATCAAGGATatcaaaaatcgccattttaaaaATGCCagcttgaaaagaaaaaatgccACAAGTACTGAGaacaactaaaaatattaaagttttaattaatattaaatattcacGATGTTCAATGCAAATGTTTAAAACccatattgtaaaatatttttagatgaaATGTAAAAGAACtcttaacatttaatttagttttttgctc
Encoded here:
- the LOC124421340 gene encoding uncharacterized protein LOC124421340 — protein: MSKQKKLKLNETTDGILADILSKVTNIQEEVKEIKAHIIQNKSESTNQNHLIDKIVNQNLNVGNILAEQTVALKSTITSLWNNPKHLERFPIETDDALQDWENYINDENKSGMIHAVKSIVGKSGLRKNLKLVLSPNLITNYNLHGSHTKKRLYNYSKIMDVFLHATVNPNDLHTFEDDMRKAIKDIKNRHFKNASLKRKNATSTENN